From the genome of Arvicola amphibius chromosome 9, mArvAmp1.2, whole genome shotgun sequence, one region includes:
- the LOC119822712 gene encoding ubiquitin carboxyl-terminal hydrolase 17-like protein B, producing the protein MEAAQRLSEGESHCKASPACKSSTNTVDPEVSLCSYPSAGSARANPAAPDLRPDEGQVAAELAARAKPRVSWERSHGVGAGLQNTGNSCYLNAALQCLTHTPPLANYMLSREHSQRCCDQGGCPMCAMEAHVTQSFRHSGEVMQPSKKLTGAFHKHKQEDAHEFLMFTLNAMHESCLRGSKHSEAPSENSTPIHAIFGGSWRSQIKCLHCQDTSDSLNPFLDIPLDIHEAQSVKQALEDLVQAEVLYGDNAYHCDHCQEKTTASKTLTIQTAPKVLLLVLNRFSVFTGDKVDRKVSYPESLDLQPYMTQPNRGPSVYVLYAVLVHAGLTCHSGHYFCYVRAGNGKWYKMDDSDVARCDVTSVLSEPAYVLFYIRETELEKDSVIGPVGTVGQDRQRKLNRGSRVGAAEPHRPMESAAAKEISLDQWKALQEHSRPKPALKIRKTESTLPVDAVVIHQPRHRGHWDTNGPDKENDPLHGSDRFLPAQRAMGTQGGRSRAKKKKQGWRPLVV; encoded by the coding sequence ATGGAGGCAGCCCAGCGGCTCTCAGAAGGTGAATCTCACTGTAAGGCCTCTCCAGCTTGCAAGTCCTCGACCAACACTGTTGATCCTGAAGTCTCCTTGTGTTCTTATCCTTCAGCAGGTTCAGCCAGGGCAAATCCTGCCGCCCCAGATCTGCGTCCAGATGAAGGTCAAGTGGCAGCAGAGCTGGCTGCCAGGGCCAAGCCCAGAGTGAGTTGGGAGAGGTCCCACGGCGTGGGTGCAGGTCTCCAGAACACTGGCAACAGCTGCTACCTTAATGCAGCCTTGCAGTGTCTGACGCACACGCCACCTCTTGCCAACTACATGCTCTCCCGGGAGCACTCTCAGAGATGCTGTGACCAGGGAGGCTGTCCAATGTGTGCCATGGAAGCTCATGTGACCCAGAGTTTCCGCCACTCCGGGGAGGTCATGCAGCCCTCAAAGAAGCTGACTGGCGCCTTCCACAAGCACAAGCAGGAAGATGCCCATGAGTTTCTGATGTTCACCTTGAATGCCATGCATGAATCCTGCCTTCGAGGGAGCAAGCACTCAGAAGCCCCGTCTGAGAACAGCACCCCTATCCACGCGATATTTGGAGGCTCATGGAGATCTCAGATCAAGTGTCTCCACTGCCAGGACACCTCAGATTCCTTGAACCCATTCCTGGACATACCCCTGGATATCCATGAGGCTCAGAGTGTGAAGCAAGCCTTGGAGGATTTAGTGCAGGCCGAAGTGCTGTATGGGGACAATGCCTACCACTGTGACCATTGCCAGGAGAAGACGACAGCTTCGAAGACTCTGACCATACAAACTGCCCCGAAGGTTCTCCTGCTGGTCTTGAATCGCTTCTCAGTTTTCACGGGGGACAAAGTGGACAGAAAAGTGAGCTACCCTGAGTCCCTTGACCTGCAGCCATACATGACTCAGCCTAATAGAGGACCATCGGTCTATGTACTCTATGCCGTGCTGGTCCATGCCGGTTTGACTTGTCACAGTGGACATTACTTCTGTTATGTCAGAGCTGGCAATGGGAAATGGTATAAGATGGATGATTCTGACGTAGCCAGGTGTGATGTGACTTCTGTCCTGAGTGAGCCAGCGTATGTGCTCTTCTATATTCGGGAGACTGAACTCGAAAAGGACAGCGTCATTGGGCCAGTAGGCACAGTTGGCCAAGACCGACAGAGAAAGCTCAACAGAGGATCTCGTGTGGGAGCTGCAGAGCCACACAGGCCCATGGAGAGCGCTGCAGCCAAAGAAATCTCCTTAGACCAGTGGAAAGCGCTTCAGGAACACAGCCGCCCGAAACCCGCGCTGAAAATCAGGAAAACTGAATCCACTCTGCCAGTCGATGCGGTTGTTATTCACCAGCCCAGACACAGAGGCCACTGGGACACGAATGGTCCTGACAAGGAGAATGACCCACTTCACGGTTCAGACAGGTTCCTGCCTGCTCAGAGAGCCATGGGCACTCAGGGAGGAAGATCCAGAGccaagaagaagaagcaaggGTGGAGGCCTCTGGTTGTTTAA